A stretch of the Mangifera indica cultivar Alphonso unplaced genomic scaffold, CATAS_Mindica_2.1 Un_0077, whole genome shotgun sequence genome encodes the following:
- the LOC123207440 gene encoding F-box/LRR-repeat protein 15-like isoform X2, with translation MKIWCCLCFTEDEEDEEKKRMTLIDDESDGSVRSDEDVQMQFGLDLEMFDEPLQRPFPDLMTVLRESDDMGPPVRRAPRWRLLSRETRQYEGESSSSSGVEIGDGGSSLAIDDLQHKRAKVFSTSPSCHYGTVRLSDPGCSSSLREKNCNIRMGSFASPANEMLYHNFMWNNGGDESHSDPTIGNDDGNDDGNDNGTSRMEDFEVEVRLDLTDDLLHMVFSFLDYVDLCRAAIVCRQWRAASAHEDFWRCLNFENRRISIEQFEDVCRRYPNATEVNLYGVQDMRLLVMKAVLLRNLEALTLGGNQIGDTFFHAIVDCSMLKRLNVYDAMLGTGVQEIPINHDQLRYLELNKCRMMRVSIRCPQLVNLSLKRSTMGQAVLNCPLLTLLDIAACHKLSDAAIRLAVTSCPQLESLDMSNCSCVSDETLREIALSCANLCILNSSYCPNISLESVRLPMLTDLKLHSCEGITSASMAAISHSYKLEVLELDNCKFLTSVSLDLPRLQNIRLVHCRKCVELNLRTIMLSSITVSNCAALNLINVTSDSLQKLSLQKQENLTTLVLNCLSLQEVDLTDCESLTNSICEVFSDGGGCPVLKSLVLDNCEVALQLLNLGICPKLNSLVIEASSMSVLELKGCGVLSEASINCPLLTSLDASFCSQLKDDCLSATTTSCPLIESLILMSCPSIGSDGLYSLQSLSNLTMLDLSYTFLMDLEPVFESCSQLKVLKLQACKYLSDMSLEPLYKKASLPALQELDLSYGTLCQSAIEELLAYCTHLTHVSLNGCVNMHDLNWGSSGDHLVESTVYSSYRMFSHKNVYDSMEFPERLLQNLNCVGCPNIRKVLIPSQAHCFHLLSLNLSLSANLKEVDVACFSLCILNLSNCCSLETLKLACPKLTSLFLQSCNMNEAAVEIAISQCSILETLDVRFCPKICSTSMGRLRSACPSLKRIFSSLTPS, from the exons ATGAAGATTTGGTGCTGCTTATGCTTCACCGAAGACGAGGAAGacgaagaaaagaagagaatgaCGCTAATCGATGACGAATCGGATGGTAGTGTCCGAAGCGACGAAGACGTGCAGATGCAATTTGGGCTTGATCTGGAGATGTTTGATGAACCGCTACAGAGGCCGTTCCCCGACTTGATGACCGTCTTGCGTGAGTCGGATGACATGGGGCCTCCTGTTAGGAGGGCTCCCAGGTGGCGCTTGCTGAGTCGCGAGACCAGGCAGTATGAGGGGGAGAGTAGTAGTAGTAGTGGCGTAGAGATCGGCGATGGGGGCTCGAGTCTTGCCATCGACGATTTACAACATAAGCGTGCCAAAGTGTTTTCTACTTCTCCTTC GTGTCATTATGGAACCGTAAGGCTTTCTGACCCTGGGTGTTCTAGCTCATTGcgagaaaaaaattgtaatattagGATGGGGTCTTTTGCTTCTCCCGCTAATGAAATGTTGTACCACAATTTTATGTGGAACAATGGTGGTGATGAGAGTCATTCTGACCCTACCATTGGAAATGATGATGGAAATGATGATGGAAATGATAATGGTACCTCTAGAATGgaagattttgaagttgaagtcCGGTTGGATCTTACAGATGACTTGTTGCATATG gttttttctttcttggaCTATGTTGATCTTTGTCGAGCTGCTATTGTTTGTCGTCAGTGGAGAGCAGCTAGTGCTCATGAAGATTTTTGGagatgtttgaattttgaaaaccgAAGGATATCTATAGAGCAAT TTGAGGATGTGTGCCGGCGATATCCAAATGCTACGGAAGTGAATTTATATGGTGTCCAAGATATGCGCTTACTTGTCATGAAAGCAGTATTATTAAG AAATCTTGAAGCCTTAACTTTGGGGGGAAATCAAATAGGGGATACCTTTTTCCATGCGATAGTGGATTGTAGTATGTTGAAGAGATTGAATGTCTATGATGCTATGCTTGGTACTGGTGTTCAGGAGATACCAATAAATCATGATCAATTGCGTTATCTTGAACTAAATAAGTGCCGAATGATGCGTGTGTCCATCAG GTGCCCGCAACTCGTAAATTTGTCCTTGAAACGTAGTACCATGGGACAGGCGGTGCTTAATTGTCCCCTTTTGACTCTCCTTGATATAGCTGCTTGCCACAAGCTTTCTGATGCAGCCATTCGCTTAGCGGTTACTTCATGCCCTCAACTAGAGTCTTTAGATATGTCAAATTGTTCATGTGTGAGTGATGAAACTCTTCGTGAAATAGCCCTCAGTTGTGCAAATCTTTGTATTCTCAATTCTTCATACTGCCCAAATATATCGCTTGAG TCTGTAAGGCTCCCCATGTTAACAGATCTTAAGCTTCACAGCTGTGAGGGTATCACATCAGCTTCAATGGCTGCAATATCTCATAGTTATAAGTTGGAG GTTCTGGAGCTtgataattgtaaatttttgaCTTCTGTATCTTTGGATCTTCCTCGTTTGCAGAATATAAGACTTGTACATTGTCGGAA ATGTGTTGAATTGAATTTGCGGACTATCATGCTATCATCTATAACTGTGTCAAATTGTGCTGCTCTCAACCTCATAAACGTTACATCAGACTCTCTTCAA AAATTATCATTGCAAAAGCAGGAGAACTTGACAACATTGGTGTTGAATTGCCTGAGTCTGCAAGAAGTTGACCTTACAGATTGTGAATCATTAACAAATTCTATCTGTGAAGTGTTCAGTGATGGTGGTGGTTGCCCCGTGTTAAAGTCTTTAGTTCTTGATAATTGTGAG GTTGCTCTCCAATTGCTCAATCTGGGTATATGCCCTAAGTTGAACTCACTTGTTATTGAAGCATCAAGTATGTCGGTGCTTGAGTTGAAAGGATGTGGTGTATTGTCAGAAGCATCCATTAACTGTCCTCTTTTGACATCCCTTGATGCTTCTTTTTGCAG CCAACTTAAGGATGATTGCCTGTCTGCAACTACCACTTCTTGCCCACTGATTGAATCTTTAATACTTATGTCATGCCCATCTATTGGTTCTGATGGGCTTTACTCATTGCAATCACTTTCAAATTTGACTATGCTTGATTTATCATACACTTTCTTGATGGATTTGGAGCCAGTTTTCGAGTCTTGTTCACAACTGAAg GTGTTGAAACTGCAAGCATGCAAGTATCTCAGTGACATGTCATTGGAGCCTCTTTATAAGAAAGCTTCACTTCCAGCTCTTCAGGAATTGGACTTGTCTTATGGGACTCTTTGCCAGTCAGCTATCGAGGAGCTTCTTGCATACTGTACACACCTCACCCATGTTAGCTTGAATGGTTGTGTAAATATGCATGATCTGAATTGGGGTTCTAGTGGTGATCATCTTGTGGAATCAACTGTATATAGCTCATACCGGATGTTTTCTCATAAGAACGTCTATGACTCAATGGAGTTTCCTGAGCGTTTACTACAAAACCTCAACTGTGTAGGTTGTCCAAATATCAGGAAAGTTCTCATTCCATCCCAGGCACACTGTTTCCATTTGTTATCATTGAACCTTTCCCTGTCTGCCAACTTGAAGGAAGTTGATGTTGCATGTTTCAGTTTGTGCATTCTCAATTTGAG cAACTGTTGCTCATTGGAAACATTGAAGCTTGCTTGTCCAAAATTAACAAGTCTGTTTCTTCAG TCGTGTAACATGAATGAAGCAGCAGTTGAAATTGCCATATCTCAATGTAGCATACTTGAGACTCTGGATGTACGCTTTTGCCCAAAG ATATGTTCAACGAGTATGGGGAGGTTACGATCAGCATGCCCTAGTTTGAAGCGCATCTTCAGCAGCCTGACACCTTCATAA
- the LOC123207434 gene encoding uncharacterized protein LOC123207434 encodes MATALWLLLTTFLFVSATANIQLKVTDNPADELVAVLNKNRTAHKESSLYDNAGLACIALQYIKAYEGDCDAVGGKDAKKPPDSSFADTFAPNCGVLASSLSQITGRLLGCQSSYASPSIAFSEILMENSKSLDILYSNNHTEVGAAVSGTDGGSPYFWCVLFSNGKHNASFLFEDGVAKISRPGCFSGANDECSGADDLRKPHHLWPYVVTTLIAAAYGFDL; translated from the exons ATGGCAACGGCTTTGTGGCTTCTTCTAACCACATTTCTCTTCGTTTCAGCTACTGCCAACATTCAAT TAAAAGTAACTGACAATCCTGCTGATGAATTGGTGGCTGTGCTCAACAAAAATAGAACTGCACACAAGGAATCATCCCTCTATGATAACGCAGGCCTGGCATGCATTGCTTTGCAGTATATAAAAGCATATGAAGGCGATTGTGATGCTGTAGGAGGGAAAGATGCCAAGAAACCTCCTGATTCTTCATTTGCAGACACTTTTGCCCCCAATTGTGGTGTTCTTGCATCTTCCCTTTCTCAAATTACTGGTCGTTTGTTAGGCTGCCAGTCATCTTATGCCAGTCCCTCTATAGCCTTTTCGGAAATCCTGATGGAAAACAGCAAAAGCTTAGATATTCTATATAGTAATAATCACACTGAAGTTGGGGCTGCTGTGAGTGGTACGGACGGTGGGTCTCCCTATTTCTGGTGTGTCTTGTTTAGCAATGGCAAGCATAATGCAAGCTTTCTTTTTGAGGATGGTGTGGCTAAAATATCAAGGCCTGGGTGTTTTAGTGGCGCTAATGATGAATGCAGTGGTGCTGATGATTTGCGTAAACCCCATCACTTATGGCCATATGTTGTTACAACTTTGATTGCAGCGGCTTATGGGTTTGATTTATGA
- the LOC123207440 gene encoding F-box/LRR-repeat protein 15-like isoform X1, which yields MKIWCCLCFTEDEEDEEKKRMTLIDDESDGSVRSDEDVQMQFGLDLEMFDEPLQRPFPDLMTVLRESDDMGPPVRRAPRWRLLSRETRQYEGESSSSSGVEIGDGGSSLAIDDLQHKRAKVFSTSPSCHYGTVRLSDPGCSSSLREKNCNIRMGSFASPANEMLYHNFMWNNGGDESHSDPTIGNDDGNDDGNDNGTSRMEDFEVEVRLDLTDDLLHMVFSFLDYVDLCRAAIVCRQWRAASAHEDFWRCLNFENRRISIEQFEDVCRRYPNATEVNLYGVQDMRLLVMKAVLLRNLEALTLGGNQIGDTFFHAIVDCSMLKRLNVYDAMLGTGVQEIPINHDQLRYLELNKCRMMRVSIRCPQLVNLSLKRSTMGQAVLNCPLLTLLDIAACHKLSDAAIRLAVTSCPQLESLDMSNCSCVSDETLREIALSCANLCILNSSYCPNISLESVRLPMLTDLKLHSCEGITSASMAAISHSYKLEVLELDNCKFLTSVSLDLPRLQNIRLVHCRKCVELNLRTIMLSSITVSNCAALNLINVTSDSLQKLSLQKQENLTTLVLNCLSLQEVDLTDCESLTNSICEVFSDGGGCPVLKSLVLDNCEGLTTVQFCSTSLVSLSLVGCRAITSLELKCPNLEKICLDGCDHLERASFCPVALQLLNLGICPKLNSLVIEASSMSVLELKGCGVLSEASINCPLLTSLDASFCSQLKDDCLSATTTSCPLIESLILMSCPSIGSDGLYSLQSLSNLTMLDLSYTFLMDLEPVFESCSQLKVLKLQACKYLSDMSLEPLYKKASLPALQELDLSYGTLCQSAIEELLAYCTHLTHVSLNGCVNMHDLNWGSSGDHLVESTVYSSYRMFSHKNVYDSMEFPERLLQNLNCVGCPNIRKVLIPSQAHCFHLLSLNLSLSANLKEVDVACFSLCILNLSNCCSLETLKLACPKLTSLFLQSCNMNEAAVEIAISQCSILETLDVRFCPKICSTSMGRLRSACPSLKRIFSSLTPS from the exons ATGAAGATTTGGTGCTGCTTATGCTTCACCGAAGACGAGGAAGacgaagaaaagaagagaatgaCGCTAATCGATGACGAATCGGATGGTAGTGTCCGAAGCGACGAAGACGTGCAGATGCAATTTGGGCTTGATCTGGAGATGTTTGATGAACCGCTACAGAGGCCGTTCCCCGACTTGATGACCGTCTTGCGTGAGTCGGATGACATGGGGCCTCCTGTTAGGAGGGCTCCCAGGTGGCGCTTGCTGAGTCGCGAGACCAGGCAGTATGAGGGGGAGAGTAGTAGTAGTAGTGGCGTAGAGATCGGCGATGGGGGCTCGAGTCTTGCCATCGACGATTTACAACATAAGCGTGCCAAAGTGTTTTCTACTTCTCCTTC GTGTCATTATGGAACCGTAAGGCTTTCTGACCCTGGGTGTTCTAGCTCATTGcgagaaaaaaattgtaatattagGATGGGGTCTTTTGCTTCTCCCGCTAATGAAATGTTGTACCACAATTTTATGTGGAACAATGGTGGTGATGAGAGTCATTCTGACCCTACCATTGGAAATGATGATGGAAATGATGATGGAAATGATAATGGTACCTCTAGAATGgaagattttgaagttgaagtcCGGTTGGATCTTACAGATGACTTGTTGCATATG gttttttctttcttggaCTATGTTGATCTTTGTCGAGCTGCTATTGTTTGTCGTCAGTGGAGAGCAGCTAGTGCTCATGAAGATTTTTGGagatgtttgaattttgaaaaccgAAGGATATCTATAGAGCAAT TTGAGGATGTGTGCCGGCGATATCCAAATGCTACGGAAGTGAATTTATATGGTGTCCAAGATATGCGCTTACTTGTCATGAAAGCAGTATTATTAAG AAATCTTGAAGCCTTAACTTTGGGGGGAAATCAAATAGGGGATACCTTTTTCCATGCGATAGTGGATTGTAGTATGTTGAAGAGATTGAATGTCTATGATGCTATGCTTGGTACTGGTGTTCAGGAGATACCAATAAATCATGATCAATTGCGTTATCTTGAACTAAATAAGTGCCGAATGATGCGTGTGTCCATCAG GTGCCCGCAACTCGTAAATTTGTCCTTGAAACGTAGTACCATGGGACAGGCGGTGCTTAATTGTCCCCTTTTGACTCTCCTTGATATAGCTGCTTGCCACAAGCTTTCTGATGCAGCCATTCGCTTAGCGGTTACTTCATGCCCTCAACTAGAGTCTTTAGATATGTCAAATTGTTCATGTGTGAGTGATGAAACTCTTCGTGAAATAGCCCTCAGTTGTGCAAATCTTTGTATTCTCAATTCTTCATACTGCCCAAATATATCGCTTGAG TCTGTAAGGCTCCCCATGTTAACAGATCTTAAGCTTCACAGCTGTGAGGGTATCACATCAGCTTCAATGGCTGCAATATCTCATAGTTATAAGTTGGAG GTTCTGGAGCTtgataattgtaaatttttgaCTTCTGTATCTTTGGATCTTCCTCGTTTGCAGAATATAAGACTTGTACATTGTCGGAA ATGTGTTGAATTGAATTTGCGGACTATCATGCTATCATCTATAACTGTGTCAAATTGTGCTGCTCTCAACCTCATAAACGTTACATCAGACTCTCTTCAA AAATTATCATTGCAAAAGCAGGAGAACTTGACAACATTGGTGTTGAATTGCCTGAGTCTGCAAGAAGTTGACCTTACAGATTGTGAATCATTAACAAATTCTATCTGTGAAGTGTTCAGTGATGGTGGTGGTTGCCCCGTGTTAAAGTCTTTAGTTCTTGATAATTGTGAG GGCTTGACAACAGTGCAGTTCTGTAGTACATCTTTAGTCAGTCTCTCTCTTGTTGGTTGCCGTGCTATCACATCTCTTGAATTAAAATGCCCCAATCTTGAGAAAATTTGTTTAGATGGTTGTGATCATCTTGAAAGAGCATCATTTTGTCCA GTTGCTCTCCAATTGCTCAATCTGGGTATATGCCCTAAGTTGAACTCACTTGTTATTGAAGCATCAAGTATGTCGGTGCTTGAGTTGAAAGGATGTGGTGTATTGTCAGAAGCATCCATTAACTGTCCTCTTTTGACATCCCTTGATGCTTCTTTTTGCAG CCAACTTAAGGATGATTGCCTGTCTGCAACTACCACTTCTTGCCCACTGATTGAATCTTTAATACTTATGTCATGCCCATCTATTGGTTCTGATGGGCTTTACTCATTGCAATCACTTTCAAATTTGACTATGCTTGATTTATCATACACTTTCTTGATGGATTTGGAGCCAGTTTTCGAGTCTTGTTCACAACTGAAg GTGTTGAAACTGCAAGCATGCAAGTATCTCAGTGACATGTCATTGGAGCCTCTTTATAAGAAAGCTTCACTTCCAGCTCTTCAGGAATTGGACTTGTCTTATGGGACTCTTTGCCAGTCAGCTATCGAGGAGCTTCTTGCATACTGTACACACCTCACCCATGTTAGCTTGAATGGTTGTGTAAATATGCATGATCTGAATTGGGGTTCTAGTGGTGATCATCTTGTGGAATCAACTGTATATAGCTCATACCGGATGTTTTCTCATAAGAACGTCTATGACTCAATGGAGTTTCCTGAGCGTTTACTACAAAACCTCAACTGTGTAGGTTGTCCAAATATCAGGAAAGTTCTCATTCCATCCCAGGCACACTGTTTCCATTTGTTATCATTGAACCTTTCCCTGTCTGCCAACTTGAAGGAAGTTGATGTTGCATGTTTCAGTTTGTGCATTCTCAATTTGAG cAACTGTTGCTCATTGGAAACATTGAAGCTTGCTTGTCCAAAATTAACAAGTCTGTTTCTTCAG TCGTGTAACATGAATGAAGCAGCAGTTGAAATTGCCATATCTCAATGTAGCATACTTGAGACTCTGGATGTACGCTTTTGCCCAAAG ATATGTTCAACGAGTATGGGGAGGTTACGATCAGCATGCCCTAGTTTGAAGCGCATCTTCAGCAGCCTGACACCTTCATAA
- the LOC123207440 gene encoding F-box/LRR-repeat protein 15-like isoform X3, with protein MMMEMMMEMIMVPLEWKILKLKSGWILQMTCCIWFFSFLDYVDLCRAAIVCRQWRAASAHEDFWRCLNFENRRISIEQFEDVCRRYPNATEVNLYGVQDMRLLVMKAVLLRNLEALTLGGNQIGDTFFHAIVDCSMLKRLNVYDAMLGTGVQEIPINHDQLRYLELNKCRMMRVSIRCPQLVNLSLKRSTMGQAVLNCPLLTLLDIAACHKLSDAAIRLAVTSCPQLESLDMSNCSCVSDETLREIALSCANLCILNSSYCPNISLESVRLPMLTDLKLHSCEGITSASMAAISHSYKLEVLELDNCKFLTSVSLDLPRLQNIRLVHCRKCVELNLRTIMLSSITVSNCAALNLINVTSDSLQKLSLQKQENLTTLVLNCLSLQEVDLTDCESLTNSICEVFSDGGGCPVLKSLVLDNCEGLTTVQFCSTSLVSLSLVGCRAITSLELKCPNLEKICLDGCDHLERASFCPVALQLLNLGICPKLNSLVIEASSMSVLELKGCGVLSEASINCPLLTSLDASFCSQLKDDCLSATTTSCPLIESLILMSCPSIGSDGLYSLQSLSNLTMLDLSYTFLMDLEPVFESCSQLKVLKLQACKYLSDMSLEPLYKKASLPALQELDLSYGTLCQSAIEELLAYCTHLTHVSLNGCVNMHDLNWGSSGDHLVESTVYSSYRMFSHKNVYDSMEFPERLLQNLNCVGCPNIRKVLIPSQAHCFHLLSLNLSLSANLKEVDVACFSLCILNLSNCCSLETLKLACPKLTSLFLQSCNMNEAAVEIAISQCSILETLDVRFCPKICSTSMGRLRSACPSLKRIFSSLTPS; from the exons ATGATGATGGAAATGATGATGGAAATGATAATGGTACCTCTAGAATGgaagattttgaagttgaagtcCGGTTGGATCTTACAGATGACTTGTTGCATATGGT ttttttctttcttggaCTATGTTGATCTTTGTCGAGCTGCTATTGTTTGTCGTCAGTGGAGAGCAGCTAGTGCTCATGAAGATTTTTGGagatgtttgaattttgaaaaccgAAGGATATCTATAGAGCAAT TTGAGGATGTGTGCCGGCGATATCCAAATGCTACGGAAGTGAATTTATATGGTGTCCAAGATATGCGCTTACTTGTCATGAAAGCAGTATTATTAAG AAATCTTGAAGCCTTAACTTTGGGGGGAAATCAAATAGGGGATACCTTTTTCCATGCGATAGTGGATTGTAGTATGTTGAAGAGATTGAATGTCTATGATGCTATGCTTGGTACTGGTGTTCAGGAGATACCAATAAATCATGATCAATTGCGTTATCTTGAACTAAATAAGTGCCGAATGATGCGTGTGTCCATCAG GTGCCCGCAACTCGTAAATTTGTCCTTGAAACGTAGTACCATGGGACAGGCGGTGCTTAATTGTCCCCTTTTGACTCTCCTTGATATAGCTGCTTGCCACAAGCTTTCTGATGCAGCCATTCGCTTAGCGGTTACTTCATGCCCTCAACTAGAGTCTTTAGATATGTCAAATTGTTCATGTGTGAGTGATGAAACTCTTCGTGAAATAGCCCTCAGTTGTGCAAATCTTTGTATTCTCAATTCTTCATACTGCCCAAATATATCGCTTGAG TCTGTAAGGCTCCCCATGTTAACAGATCTTAAGCTTCACAGCTGTGAGGGTATCACATCAGCTTCAATGGCTGCAATATCTCATAGTTATAAGTTGGAG GTTCTGGAGCTtgataattgtaaatttttgaCTTCTGTATCTTTGGATCTTCCTCGTTTGCAGAATATAAGACTTGTACATTGTCGGAA ATGTGTTGAATTGAATTTGCGGACTATCATGCTATCATCTATAACTGTGTCAAATTGTGCTGCTCTCAACCTCATAAACGTTACATCAGACTCTCTTCAA AAATTATCATTGCAAAAGCAGGAGAACTTGACAACATTGGTGTTGAATTGCCTGAGTCTGCAAGAAGTTGACCTTACAGATTGTGAATCATTAACAAATTCTATCTGTGAAGTGTTCAGTGATGGTGGTGGTTGCCCCGTGTTAAAGTCTTTAGTTCTTGATAATTGTGAG GGCTTGACAACAGTGCAGTTCTGTAGTACATCTTTAGTCAGTCTCTCTCTTGTTGGTTGCCGTGCTATCACATCTCTTGAATTAAAATGCCCCAATCTTGAGAAAATTTGTTTAGATGGTTGTGATCATCTTGAAAGAGCATCATTTTGTCCA GTTGCTCTCCAATTGCTCAATCTGGGTATATGCCCTAAGTTGAACTCACTTGTTATTGAAGCATCAAGTATGTCGGTGCTTGAGTTGAAAGGATGTGGTGTATTGTCAGAAGCATCCATTAACTGTCCTCTTTTGACATCCCTTGATGCTTCTTTTTGCAG CCAACTTAAGGATGATTGCCTGTCTGCAACTACCACTTCTTGCCCACTGATTGAATCTTTAATACTTATGTCATGCCCATCTATTGGTTCTGATGGGCTTTACTCATTGCAATCACTTTCAAATTTGACTATGCTTGATTTATCATACACTTTCTTGATGGATTTGGAGCCAGTTTTCGAGTCTTGTTCACAACTGAAg GTGTTGAAACTGCAAGCATGCAAGTATCTCAGTGACATGTCATTGGAGCCTCTTTATAAGAAAGCTTCACTTCCAGCTCTTCAGGAATTGGACTTGTCTTATGGGACTCTTTGCCAGTCAGCTATCGAGGAGCTTCTTGCATACTGTACACACCTCACCCATGTTAGCTTGAATGGTTGTGTAAATATGCATGATCTGAATTGGGGTTCTAGTGGTGATCATCTTGTGGAATCAACTGTATATAGCTCATACCGGATGTTTTCTCATAAGAACGTCTATGACTCAATGGAGTTTCCTGAGCGTTTACTACAAAACCTCAACTGTGTAGGTTGTCCAAATATCAGGAAAGTTCTCATTCCATCCCAGGCACACTGTTTCCATTTGTTATCATTGAACCTTTCCCTGTCTGCCAACTTGAAGGAAGTTGATGTTGCATGTTTCAGTTTGTGCATTCTCAATTTGAG cAACTGTTGCTCATTGGAAACATTGAAGCTTGCTTGTCCAAAATTAACAAGTCTGTTTCTTCAG TCGTGTAACATGAATGAAGCAGCAGTTGAAATTGCCATATCTCAATGTAGCATACTTGAGACTCTGGATGTACGCTTTTGCCCAAAG ATATGTTCAACGAGTATGGGGAGGTTACGATCAGCATGCCCTAGTTTGAAGCGCATCTTCAGCAGCCTGACACCTTCATAA